The Arachis hypogaea cultivar Tifrunner chromosome 14, arahy.Tifrunner.gnm2.J5K5, whole genome shotgun sequence genome has a segment encoding these proteins:
- the LOC112741283 gene encoding fumarylacetoacetase: MALKSFIEVHPDSHFPIQNLPYGVFKPQPGSSPRPGVAIGDYVLDLSEIASAALFHGPLLNNSDCFHQPNLNKFVSLGRPAWKEARATLQKLLSATEPTLRDNATLREKSLVPMSRVELLLPVQIGDYTDFFSSLHHTKNCGLIFRGPQNPVLENWYHLPVAYHGRASSVVISGTDIVRPRGQAHPTPGSPPYFGPSRKLDFELEMATIVGPGNDLGKPVDINNAADHIFGVVLMNDWSARDIQAWEYIPLGPFLGKNFGTTISPWIVTLEALEPFACEAPKQDPPPLPYLTEKVSKNYDVALEVHIKPAEHEKPSVVTRSNLKHLYWTLTQQLAHHTINGCNLRPGDLLGTGTISGPEQESRGCLLELTWNGQNTLSLNGVDRKFLEDGDEVTFTGYCKGDGYTIGFGKCSGRIIPSAP; encoded by the exons ATGGCTCTGAAATCGTTCATTGAAGTTCACCCTGACTCTCATTTCCCCATACAGAACCTACCTTACGGTGTCTTCAAGCCCCAACCAGGTTCTTCACCTCGACCCGGCGTAGCCATAGGCGACTACGTCCTTGACCTCTCTGAAATCGCTTCTGCTGCTCTCTTCCATGGTCCTCTCCTCAACAACTCTGATTGCTTCCACCAG CCTAATCTAAATAAGTTTGTATCCCTTGGAAGACCAGCGTGGAAGGAAGCTCGTGCTACTCTTCAAAAGCTCCTTTCAG CAACTGAGCCAACCTTGAGGGATAATGCTACTTTGAGGGAGAAATCACTTGTGCCTATG AGCCGTGTGGAATTGCTTCTTCCTGTTCAGATTGGAGACTACACCGACTTCTTTTCATCTTTGCATCACACTAAAAATTGTGGCCTCATATTTCGCGGGCCACAGAATCCTGTCCTAGAAAATTG GTATCACCTACCCGTTGCCTATCATGGACGAGCATCTTCTGTTGTTATATCTGGAACTGATATTGTTCGACCAAG AGGTCAAGCTCATCCAACACCCGGATCTCCACCTTACTTTGGTCCTTCTCGAAAGCTAGATTTTGAGTTGGAAATG GCTACTATTGTTGGACCTGGAAATGATTTGGGGAAACCTGTGGATATCAACAACGCAGCAGATCATATCTTTGGTGTTGTTCTAATGAATGACTGGAGTG CTCGGGATATTCAGGCATGGGAATATATTCCTCTTGGCCCTTTTCTTGGCAAGAATTTTG GCACAACAATATCACCTTGGATTGTGACCCTAGAAGCATTAGAACCTTTTGCGTGTGAAGCCCCAAAACAG GATCCTCCTCCACTTCCATATTTGACTGAAAAAGTATCTAAAAACTACGATGTCGcacttgag GTTCACATTAAACCAGCTGAGCATGAGAAGCCAAGTGTGGTGACACGGAGTAATCTCAAGCACTT ATATTGGACACTGACTCAACAGCTTGCTCACCATACCATCAACGGTTGCAATCTGAGACCAGGAGATCTCCTTGGAACTGGGACAATTAGTGGTCCT GAGCAAGAGTCCCGTGGATGCTTGCTGGAGTTAACGTGGAATGGACAAAACACACTGTCATTGAATGGGGTAGATCGGAAATTTCTTGAAGATGGAGATGAAGTCACCTTCACTGGATATTGCAAG GGAGACGGTTACACAATTGGGTTCGGCAAGTGCTCCGGCAGGATAATTCCATCAGCTCCCTGA